A region of Candidatus Zixiibacteriota bacterium DNA encodes the following proteins:
- a CDS encoding VOC family protein, with product MADGKRNAINWFEIPANNFQRAVKFYETILGSSLHTSNMGGCDMAFLPADEGKVGGAVIQHGEVKPSGQGTRVYLNCNPDLAPILARVEAAGGKVEVPKTQITPEIGFFAFVIDSEGNRVGLHSMS from the coding sequence ATGGCGGACGGCAAGCGTAATGCCATCAACTGGTTTGAAATCCCCGCGAATAACTTCCAGCGGGCGGTCAAATTCTACGAAACGATTCTCGGTTCGTCGCTGCACACCTCAAATATGGGCGGCTGCGACATGGCCTTTCTGCCCGCCGATGAAGGCAAGGTCGGCGGCGCGGTCATCCAGCACGGCGAAGTGAAACCGAGCGGCCAGGGCACCCGGGTTTACCTCAACTGCAATCCCGATCTGGCGCCGATCCTCGCGCGCGTGGAGGCGGCCGGCGGCAAAGTCGAAGTGCCGAAGACCCAGATCACCCCGGAGATCGGCTTCTTCGCCTTCGTTATCGACTCCGAAGGCAACCGCGTCGGTCTGCACTCCATGAGCTAA
- a CDS encoding ferritin → MMVPQAVADKLNAQVKEEFFSYWTYLQMSYKLNEMGFNGFAKWFEKQAGEEMAHATKIAHYLVEVGAPVKLATLETPKADYKSVKEIVETALEHEKKITRLINECADVAEKANDRATANFLAWFIDEQIEEVATAQKLLDLVSAAGDQRIHLLMIEGRIFELRG, encoded by the coding sequence ATGATGGTTCCCCAGGCTGTTGCGGACAAACTGAACGCCCAGGTGAAAGAGGAATTCTTCTCGTACTGGACCTACCTGCAGATGTCCTACAAGCTGAATGAGATGGGTTTTAACGGTTTCGCCAAGTGGTTTGAGAAGCAGGCCGGCGAAGAGATGGCGCACGCCACCAAGATCGCGCACTACTTAGTTGAAGTCGGCGCGCCGGTGAAATTGGCGACGCTGGAGACGCCGAAGGCCGATTACAAGTCGGTGAAGGAGATCGTCGAGACGGCGCTGGAGCATGAGAAGAAGATCACGCGACTGATCAACGAATGCGCCGATGTTGCGGAAAAGGCCAATGACCGTGCGACGGCGAATTTCCTGGCGTGGTTCATCGATGAGCAGATTGAAGAAGTAGCGACGGCGCAGAAGTTGCTTGACCTGGTCAGTGCCGCCGGTGATCAGCGGATTCATTTGCTGATGATTGAGGGCCGCATTTTCGAGTTGCGCGGCTAA
- a CDS encoding glycosyltransferase, with protein MPTQSAIDQSRSLSRVQELLQTGLATEAALLCESILGDLPTDAAALRLMGECCLALGDFKGAWHYTDCALRSEPNDPETLNNAAVLCFQGRQYETALNLLHKALSLRPDYADAHQNLAAVYGRVTLADTKAAIKTHQLLRTLQWFSANCADDERAEIVVENRRLRQTLLAEHHNRFGASKQRILLYSPSLKMGALYYIFESWQQCLEYLGVPAKLVTTDDDLKVSLEAFRPTTLISVDTEAVVTAPFDRVLSEYSRTKSLRLGLCSEFRGNERDADFRITFHLDPSRDEVLARQTTPLLSLPFAFNPLIHFAQPACELWDFAFVGTNSELKLQETTDYLLPIVRSHGGILAGTGWPGRFMNLRQSEAALLYGFAAICPNYHLRAQIERFSEVNERTHVLAAVGAFQLVDKPAALGSLYDESELAIANSPAEYVKLFAHFRSQPQERRQMATAAMRKAWSRFSQFHVLARVLRFLDGQASSPLR; from the coding sequence ATGCCGACACAATCCGCCATTGACCAGTCGCGCTCGCTCAGTCGCGTGCAGGAGCTGCTGCAGACGGGGCTGGCGACGGAGGCGGCGCTGTTGTGTGAGTCGATTCTGGGCGATCTCCCGACTGATGCCGCCGCGCTGCGGCTGATGGGAGAATGTTGTCTGGCGCTGGGCGACTTCAAAGGGGCGTGGCATTACACTGACTGCGCTCTACGATCGGAGCCAAATGATCCGGAGACGCTCAACAATGCCGCCGTTCTCTGCTTTCAGGGCCGGCAGTACGAGACGGCATTGAATCTGCTGCACAAAGCACTGTCGCTGCGGCCCGACTACGCCGACGCCCACCAGAATCTGGCTGCTGTGTACGGGCGCGTGACCCTCGCCGATACCAAGGCAGCTATCAAGACGCACCAGTTGCTGCGGACCTTGCAATGGTTCTCGGCGAATTGCGCGGATGACGAGCGGGCGGAAATTGTCGTCGAAAATCGCCGATTGCGGCAGACTCTGCTGGCAGAACACCACAATCGCTTTGGTGCTTCCAAGCAGCGCATTCTGCTCTACAGCCCGAGTCTGAAAATGGGAGCGCTTTACTATATCTTTGAAAGTTGGCAGCAATGCCTGGAGTATTTGGGGGTGCCGGCCAAGTTGGTTACGACTGATGATGATCTTAAAGTATCACTTGAAGCATTTCGCCCCACGACCTTGATTTCTGTGGATACGGAAGCGGTAGTGACTGCTCCATTCGACCGGGTGCTCTCCGAGTATTCGCGCACCAAATCGCTGCGGCTAGGTTTGTGCTCGGAGTTTCGCGGCAATGAGCGCGACGCCGATTTCCGCATTACGTTTCATCTGGATCCGTCGCGTGATGAAGTTCTGGCTAGGCAGACGACCCCACTTTTGTCGCTGCCGTTTGCCTTCAATCCGCTGATTCACTTTGCACAACCGGCGTGCGAGTTGTGGGACTTCGCTTTCGTCGGTACGAACTCGGAGTTGAAGCTTCAGGAGACGACCGATTATCTGTTACCGATTGTGCGCAGCCACGGCGGGATTCTGGCCGGTACCGGCTGGCCGGGACGGTTTATGAATCTCCGCCAGAGTGAAGCGGCGCTGTTGTACGGATTTGCCGCGATCTGCCCCAACTATCATTTACGGGCGCAGATCGAGCGGTTCAGCGAGGTCAACGAACGCACCCACGTTCTTGCGGCGGTTGGCGCGTTTCAACTGGTCGACAAGCCGGCGGCGCTGGGTTCACTTTATGACGAATCGGAATTAGCAATTGCTAACTCGCCGGCGGAGTACGTCAAGCTCTTTGCCCACTTCCGGAGTCAGCCGCAGGAACGGCGACAGATGGCGACAGCGGCGATGCGCAAGGCGTGGTCGCGCTTCTCGCAGTTCCATGTTCTCGCGCGAGTGCTGCGCTTTCTCGACGGTCAGGCTTCTTCCCCATTGCGATAA
- a CDS encoding SPFH domain-containing protein has translation MSIAMEIIEWLDPTGEEMIYRIPQEGSADFKLGAQLIVRDSQMAIFFKDGHACDLFTTGRHTLTTLNIPILTRLLSLPWGFESPFRAEVYFINLKTFISLKWGTRHPVTFRDSKLGLIRLRGHGAYTIKIAQPLLFLNTIVGRQAKYTTDDIQGYLRDVIVARMNDMLGEKLDSILDLPREYDELALAFKQRVDNEFEKYGLELIDFYIASITPPEEVSKLIDQRSGMEAVGDLDKFLKFEMARGLATSGVAGETGSTVGMAAGVGVMMPALMSRVFAPDQVELRTQPLDTVTCPKCHTDTPVQSRYCYRCGNPMVIQNACPSCRQELPSEAKFCFHCGAKLDARPHCPHCQAELIPGSRFCGSCGKAVDNGSATQQ, from the coding sequence ATGTCGATTGCAATGGAAATCATTGAATGGCTTGACCCCACCGGCGAAGAAATGATCTACCGCATCCCGCAGGAAGGATCGGCCGACTTCAAGCTGGGCGCGCAGTTGATCGTGCGCGACAGCCAGATGGCGATCTTCTTCAAGGACGGCCACGCCTGCGACTTGTTTACGACTGGCAGACATACCTTGACGACGTTGAATATCCCGATCCTGACCCGTCTGCTGTCGTTGCCGTGGGGCTTTGAATCGCCGTTTCGTGCCGAGGTCTACTTCATCAATCTCAAGACCTTCATCAGCCTGAAGTGGGGCACCCGGCATCCGGTGACCTTCCGCGACAGCAAGTTGGGACTGATTCGCCTGCGCGGGCACGGCGCATACACGATCAAGATCGCGCAGCCGCTGCTGTTCCTGAATACGATCGTCGGACGTCAGGCGAAGTATACCACCGACGACATCCAGGGCTATCTCCGCGACGTTATCGTGGCGCGCATGAACGACATGCTCGGCGAAAAGCTCGATTCGATTCTGGATCTGCCGCGCGAGTACGACGAATTGGCGCTGGCGTTCAAGCAGCGGGTCGATAACGAATTCGAAAAATACGGGCTGGAACTGATCGATTTCTACATCGCCTCGATCACGCCTCCCGAGGAAGTCTCCAAACTGATCGACCAGCGCTCCGGCATGGAGGCGGTCGGCGATCTGGACAAATTCCTCAAATTCGAAATGGCGCGCGGCCTGGCCACCTCCGGCGTCGCCGGCGAAACCGGCAGCACCGTCGGCATGGCGGCGGGCGTCGGCGTGATGATGCCGGCATTAATGTCGCGTGTCTTCGCGCCCGATCAAGTCGAACTGCGTACCCAACCATTGGATACCGTCACCTGCCCGAAATGCCATACCGACACGCCGGTGCAATCGCGGTACTGCTATCGCTGCGGCAATCCGATGGTGATTCAGAACGCCTGCCCGAGTTGCCGGCAGGAATTGCCAAGCGAGGCCAAGTTCTGCTTCCACTGCGGCGCCAAGCTGGACGCGCGGCCGCATTGCCCGCACTGCCAGGCCGAACTGATTCCGGGCTCGCGCTTCTGCGGCTCCTGCGGCAAGGCCGTCGACAATGGCTCCGCCACGCAGCAGTAG